In the genome of Natronomonas salina, the window CATCGGCGGCGTCGTCGCGGCCGGGATCTTCGGCGCCTTCGTCGCCCTCCCCGCGCTGCGGCTCCGGGCCGACTACTTCGCCATCGTCACGGTCGGCCTGAGCGAGATCGTCCGGTTCACGCTGCTGGAGTCCAGCTTCCAGCAGACGCAGCTCTTCGGCTACTTCACCGGCCTCGGCGGCGGATCGGGGCTCATCCTCGACTTCGACCCGACCGACCGCTTCCTGTCGGGGCTCGGCCTGATGGACTGGTACGTCGGCGCAGTCGAGCGGTTCGGCACGCAGTTCGGACTCGGTTCCAACCCGAAACCGGTGATCGACACCCTCCTGTGGGCGCTGATCCTGCTGGTGTTCCTCGTCGGGTTCTACGTGCTGCTGCAGCGCGTCGGCAACTCGCCGTTCGGCCGCGTGCTGAAGGCCATCCGCGAGGACGAGGACGCGACCCGGTCGCTCGGCAAGAACACGGACATGTTCAAGATCAAGGCGTTCACCGTCGGCTGCGCGCTGATGGGCCTCGCCGGCATCCTCTTCTACGCCGAGCAGGGGGCGATCACGCCGGACGCGTTCCGCCCGCGCATCACCTTCTTCGTCTGGATCGCTCTCATCATCGGCGGTGCCGGGTCGAACACCGGGAGCGTCATGGGCGGCGCGCTCTTCGCCGCGTTCCTCTTCCGGGGACCGATCTTCCTGAAGAACATCATCGAAGAGCAGATCCAGGTCAGCGCGGTCGACACCTTCGGCGAGGCCGTCGTCCCGCTGTTCACGTCCATCGATCCCGTTCCGCTGTTCGTCTACACGGTCGACAACATGCAGCAACTGCAACTGGTGTTCATGGGACTGGTACTCATCTACCTGATGCACAACCGGCCGGACGGCGTCCTGGGCCACCGGAAGGAGGCCGCGAGTTCGATACCACTGGCCCGGGTCCGCGGGGGCGCTTCCGCGGACGCTGCGGGGGCCGACGCCGCCGACGAAACGGCGCCCGTCGAAGGAGGTGAGGACGATGGGTGACGCCGGCGTCGACGAACCGCCGGTCGGGACGAACGCCCCCGAGGAGGCCGACGTGGACTACGACGAGGTGGAGGCCCAGGACTCCGAGGTCGAGGAGGCCGCCAAGCACGTCCCGCGTGGGGTTCCCCTGCGCGTGGAGGGCCTCCGGAAAGAGTTCGGCGGCATCGTCGCCGTCGACGGCGTCGACTTCTCCGTCGAGGAGGGGTCGATCACCGGGCTCATCGGCCCGAACGGCGCCGGCAAGTCGACGACGTTCAACTGCATCACCGGCGTCCACCAGCCCACCGACGGGACGATCTACTTCCAGGGCGAGGACGTCACCGGGCTGTCGACCTACTCGATCG includes:
- a CDS encoding branched-chain amino acid ABC transporter permease, producing MTDTSPRQRIGNALSTVWGQDAIKLTALVGVLFALYIAGGFLLDFGVRQQINSLSQLLFYIAVFAMLALALNLHWGYTGLFNIGVIGFMAVGIYTTAILSKGAMMAEPAAGSTGGFGLPLWLGIIGGVVAAGIFGAFVALPALRLRADYFAIVTVGLSEIVRFTLLESSFQQTQLFGYFTGLGGGSGLILDFDPTDRFLSGLGLMDWYVGAVERFGTQFGLGSNPKPVIDTLLWALILLVFLVGFYVLLQRVGNSPFGRVLKAIREDEDATRSLGKNTDMFKIKAFTVGCALMGLAGILFYAEQGAITPDAFRPRITFFVWIALIIGGAGSNTGSVMGGALFAAFLFRGPIFLKNIIEEQIQVSAVDTFGEAVVPLFTSIDPVPLFVYTVDNMQQLQLVFMGLVLIYLMHNRPDGVLGHRKEAASSIPLARVRGGASADAAGADAADETAPVEGGEDDG